A stretch of DNA from Rhinoraja longicauda isolate Sanriku21f chromosome 9, sRhiLon1.1, whole genome shotgun sequence:
tcatcCATCCGGAATGTCGAGTCAGAAACCATCGAAGGGTGATCTCAAGGCCTGTGTATGGGATATTGGGGGGATCGGCAGCGTTTTGCTGGTCCCTGCTGGTCTCCTTTTAATAAAGATTTCAGAAGAAAGCCCAGTTCTGGGGCAGGTTTGAACTTGGCAAAGttctggggtccagaaccaggggccagagtctaagaataaaggagaagccatttaaaactgaggtgagaagaaactttttaacccaaatagttgtgaatttgtggaattctctgccacagagggcagtggaggccaattcactggctgaatttaaaacagtcagatagagctctcgggaccagtggaatcaagagatatggggagaaggcaggcacgggttactgattgtggatgatcagccatgatcacaatgaatggtggtgcaagCACCACGTTACCACACAATGGATGTATGTGTAGCCTCCCAGAATGTCAGAAGAATTTTTGCACAGGACCTGCAGATGTATTGTATATGTTTTTTACTCTAAAGTttcttttgaattaaaaaaaagatagcaGCTCCAGCAACAAGGTATCGAAATGATTAAAGAAACAAttgcaagaaacatagaaacagaaaataggtgcaggaggtggccatttggcccttcgagcctgcaccgccattgtgatgcgaatgcagcgccggagactcaggttcgatcctgactacgggtgctgcactgtaaggagtttgtacgttctccccgtgacctgcgtgggtttactccgagatcttcggtttcctcccacactccaaagacgtacaggtatgtaggttaattggctgggtaaatgtaaaaaattgtccctagtgggtgtaggatagtgttaatgtacggggatcactgggcggcacggacttggagggccgaaaaggcctgtttccggctgtatatatatgatatgatatgatcccttgattccactagcccctagagctctatctaactcttttaaattcatccagtgaattggcctccactgccctctgtggcagagaattccacaaattcacaactctctgagtgaaaacgttttttctcacctcagttttaaatggcttcccctttattcttagacgtggtcctgcatctagcttgtccagtccttttatagttttatacgtttctataagatcccctctcatccttctaaattccagtgaatacaagcccagtctttccaatctttcctcatatgtcagtcccgccatcccgtggattaatcttgtgaatctacgctgcactgcctcaatagcatggatgtccttcctcaaattaggagtccaaaactgcacacaatactccatatgtggtctcaccagggccctgtacaactgggccctggtgagaccagtgAAATCCCTGGAATCCATACTCCCAAGGGGTATAGATTTCAATACAGTCTGCATACGCCCACCTTGCTATGTATATCCATGGCAGGGTGTTGTCTTATGCTAGCTGCTATTGTGGACGACCCAAACAAGGGTTTAGCAACTGGAAAGTGTTCCTGTGTTCCACTAGCTTGTTCTGTGAGACCATGGCTGATGAGTGACTCAACTTTACTTTGCTGGTTCACACCCGGAgtctaagttcacaagttataggagtagaattaggccatttggcccatcgaatctacctcgccattctatcatggctgatccctcccacctaatcccatttcctgccttctccccataacccttgacaccccttCTAATCAAGCCTTGTGTTCAATGACCCAGTACACTTCAGTGCTCCCAGGAGAATGTATTTGTGTTCATTTACCAATGTGATGTGTTGTGTGAATAATTGTGGGATGTCTTCCCTCGCTCCCAGGTTTACTGACGGGCGTGGTTGTGGACTCGGGCGATGGTGTCACGCACATCTGTCCTGTTTACGAAGGGTTTTCATTGCCACATCTAACACGGAGGCTTGACATCGCCGGCAGGGACATCACCCGATACCTCATTAAGGTGACAACAGATCTCCATTGCTTTGTTTGCCTCAAAGAGAAGTAGTCGGTCAGTGCTTTCCCTGTTATTACCGGTCCTTGGTGGCCATGCTTCCTGACGTTACATGAACAAGATGCTCCTTCAGTTGGTTATCAGCATCTTGCCCAGTATCACTTGTGAACACATTAGCTCAAAAACTATTCTGGTCATGAACACTTGAAAACTATTAGTatgggcatcaggggttatggggagaagacaagagaatggggtcgagagggttgtctagatcagccatgattgaatggtggagtagatgacgggctgaatggcctaattctgtccaagaacttatgaacaagaACTATTTagatttaaggtagacacaaaatgctggagtaacacagcgggtcaggcagtatctcgggagagaaggaatgggtgatgtttcgggtcgagacccttcttcagactgaagaagggtctcgacccgaaacgtcacccattccttctctcctgagatgctgcctgacctgctgagttactccagcattttgtgaataaataccttcgatttgtaccagcatctgcagttattttcttactcttcttcagacaggtcagtctgaagaagggtctcgacccgaaatgtcgcccattccttctctcccgagatgctgcctgacccgctgagttactccagcattctgtgtctaccttcgattttaaccagcatctgcagtttttttccgacacTATTTAGATTTAGTTGTGCTTGTCCGGAACGTGAAGCTTGGGAGTTTGTTTGGAACAGGGAAGGCTTGGCTCTTTGAATAAGATGTATGAGCTTTTATTTGGATGTTACATAGAGAGTTAGCAACTGAGAAACAAGCCATTTTGTTCAACAATGTTCATTATTAAAGCCCCCTGTACATGTTCCTGCAGCTAACACCGCCAACATTCACCACTGCCCATCTCCCttgcatcagccaaaacattatgaccactgacaggcgaagtgcatcacattgattatcttgttacaatggcacctgtcaaggggtgggatatattaggtagcaagtggacagtcagttcttgaagttgatgtgctggatgcaggagaaatgggcaggagtaaagacctgagcgactttgacaagggccaaattgttatggccagacgactgggtcagagcatctgtgaaacggcaaggcttgtggggtgctcccggtcagcagtggtgagtaccgaccgacagtggtccgaggagggacaaaccacaaaccggcgacaggcagggtgttgggcgcccaaggctcatcgatgcgcgagggcaacgaaggctatcccgtctggtccgaaccgacagaaggtcgactgtggcacgtcacagaaaatgttaatggtggtcacgggaggaatgtgtcacaatacacagtgcatcgcaccctgctgcgtatggggttgcacacggaggaccaacagcatattgggcaggtggtcataatgttttggctgatcagtgtatatttaGCTTGCCTGTGCTACCATAAGGAAGTCTTGAGTCATATAAGTGGAGACAAGTTCCATGTTCTCTGCTTTCAGGGTGGACAAAGGTTCTTCTGCATTTTCCATCTTGGTGACACAAACTGGTCGTCTTTAGTTTTGTTATAAGCAAACTTGAAAGTTTGTCTACTCATTTGGTCTGCAAATTTTAACAGCTAAATGCTCGAATCACCAGGTCATTAATTGTAAGGCCTTTAATTGAGCTGTAATCGCGTGAAATTGGGTGTTACATTCCTTGTCTACTTTCACACGTGGCACTGCGGGCAGGTCGTTCATCCTGTTGTGATCTTGCCATTGCAGAAGCACTCCACACCTACCCCATTCAATTCTGTTAGATCTTTATAGGACAGGCTGGTCAAAGCTGTTCCCTGCTCTTCCCCCGAGCTCTATAAATCACCTCATTAACTGACTTTCATaaccttagttcagtttagagatacagcgtggaaacaggcccttcggcccaccgggtccgtgctgcccagcgatcctcgcacactgacactatcctacacccactagggacaatttttacatttaccaagccaattaacctacaaacctgcacatctttggagtgtgggaggaaactgaagatctcggagaaaacccatgcaggtcacggggagaacgtgcaaactctgtacagacagcacccgtagtcaggatggaacccgggtctccggcgctgcattcgctgtgaggcagcaactctaccgctgcgccaccgtgccccacaagtgataggagcagaattaggccatttggcccatcaagtctattctgccattcaatcatggctgatctatctctccctcctaaccccattctcctgccttcttcccataacccctgacacccgtactaatcaagaatttgtcaatcaccaccgtaaaaatatccattgacttggccaccacatccttctggatggcaaagaattccactttcTTTTACTTTCTTGAAACTGTAATTAAACAAAGTAcagtacagcgtagaaacagcccCTTGGGCTTACTGTGCCTGCACTATGACACCACATTAAACTACAGGGGCTCCTCAGCTTcccatggggttccgttccgagaaacccatcggaaaccgaaagtattgtaagtcgtaATGCATTGAAAAGgcacgatcacgtggccggaagcgagcggcgggtcGAACCATCATAACCTGGGGAGTACCTGTAATCCAATCTGCCTGCAaatgctcaggagagaaggaatgggtgacgttacgggtcgaaacggttcttcagactgatgtcaggggagggggcgggacaaaggtaggatgtagacggagacaggaaggctagaaggagagctgggaagggggaggggatagagagagaggggaagcaatgactacctgaagtgagagaagtcaatgttcataccgctggggtgtaagctgcccaagtgaaatatgaggtgctgttcctccaatttgcgctgggcctcactctgataatggaggaggcccatgacagaaaggtcaggctgggagtgggagggggagttgaagtgctgagccaccgggagatcaggttggttgagacagactgagcgaaggtgttcagcgaaacgatcgccgagcctgcgcttggtctcgccgatgtggagaagtttaGAGAAGATAAAACTTAACCTGTACATTTCTCATAAACCTCTCCCTCTGATCTTaaacatcataatcatactttattagccaagtacgttttgcaacatacgatgaACTTGATTTgctgtacagtcataccaataaaaaccaacaagacacacaatacattgtaacatgaacatccaccacagtgactcctccacattcctcactgtgatggaaggcaaaaacaaagttcaatctcttcccttctttgtcttccagcggtcgggggcctcgagccttccattgacgggacgatcttggctcatTAACACattctttttaaaacacactaaaaataacaaaaaagacaaaaaggcaGACAGcccgttggtgaggctgccatcgctgacggctccAACATAAACATTAtgttcataagccataggagtAGAGTTAGCCCAGTCGGCCAACCGAGTCATTCAAccgagtatgtaggttaattggctgggtaaatgtaaaaattgtccctagtgggtgtaggatagtgttaatgtacggggatcgctgggcggcacggacttggagggccgaaaaggcctgtttccggctgtatatatatgatatgatatgatatgatcatggccgctccatctttccctctcaactccattctcctgacttctccccatagacACCCTTCCTAATGAAGAAGCCtccagtgtttgacatttccatgcaGGGGAGATGATTCTGTATatactatcaatgcctctcagaattttatcttTCCATCCAGAGACTAATCCAAGTTGGTGCAGGCCGTCCCTGACTATCAGAAGCCAATCCAGGGGGCATCCTGGTGAAGCTCTCTGcacctctccaatgcctccataACCATCCTCTAGTACGCTCACTGGAACTGTGCATAACGCCCCAAATATGCCCGGGCCAAAGCTGTGGATACAGCTGTAGCATAGAcacagaggtgcaggaggaggccattcagcccctcatagttacataggtgcagggggaggccattcagcccttcatagatacataggtgcaggaggaggccattcagcccctcatagCAACATaaacataggtgcaggtggaggccattcagcccctcatagaaacataaacataggtggaggccattcagctcctcataggtgcaggaggaggccattcagcccctcatagaaacataaacataggtgcaggaggaggccattcagcccctcatagaaacacaggtgcaggaggagtacaTTCAGCCCCTCATAGaaacattggtgcaggaggaggccattcagcccctcatagaaacataaacataggtgcagggggaggccattcagcccctcatagaaacacaggtgcaggaggagtacaTTCAGCCCCTCATAGaaacattggtgcaggaggaggctattcagcccctcatagagacatagaaacataggtgcaggaggaggccattcagcccttcaatatattcatggctgatcatctaaaatcagtaccccgtccctgctttctccccatatctcttgattccattagccctaagagctcaatctaactctcttgaaaacaaccagtgaactggcttccactgccttctgtggcagagaattccacagattcacaactctctgggtgaaaaagcttttcctcatttcagtcctaaatggcctcccccttattcttaaactgtgtgacccctggttctggactcccccaacatggggaacatttttcctgcatctagcctgtccaatccgttaataatttaatatgtttctataagatcccctctcatccttctaaattccaatgaatacaagcccagtcgatccattctttcatcatatgtctcgCAGCACGACGTGCCAATGTTAGACCCTATGCCTCGACCAGTGAAAACACACAGTCTATCTTTACCACTCAATCCACTAGTGGTGCCACTTTCTGGGACCCTGCACTGCTAATTCTCGCCATACATCATTGCTCCTGAGTGTCCGGCTATTTACCACATAGTTCCCTCCTGCAAcaatcaatctgtggaattctctgccacagaaggcagaggccaattcatttgatgttttcaagaggtagttagatttagctcccggggctaaaggaatcaagggatatggggaaaaagcaggaatggggtactgattttagatgatcagccatgattatagacaataggtgcaggaggaggccattcggccctttgagccagcaccgccattcaatgtgatcatggctgatcattctcaatcagtaccccgttcctgcctttctccccataccccctgacaagggagagctggatagagctcttaaggatagcggagtcagggggtatagggagaaggcaggaacggggtcctgattgagaatgatcagccatgatcacattgaatggcggtgctggctcgaagggccgaatggcctcctgcacctattgtctattgactctgctatccttaagagctctatctagctctctctttcctcatctcagttctaaatggcctcccccttattcttaatttcTCAGAGattttcaatttcctcccacactccaaagacgtgcaggtatgtaggttattggcttggtaaatgtaaattgtccctagtgggtgtaggatggtgttagtgtgcggggatcgctggtcggcgcggacccggtggaccaaaagggcctgtttctgcgctgtatctctaaactaaactaaactggctcgaagggccgaatggcctcctcctgcacctatttttcgatgtttctaacaTCGTACTTGTTTGCAATAGTCTTCATCCTGCTGGTTTGTATGACAATCTTCCTTACTCCTCCACCAGTTTTTGTCACTAGTTTGGATCATGCCTCGAATGTTTCCTGCCCCTTCTCATCTTCCCTCACCACATTATGCCATGATTTCCACGCCTGCCTCTCGCATTCCAGATGCACCTTTTTCCAGGTCGTTTTCAATCTATCTTCACCTGGATCTCCACCACAGGTGGACAGGCATCTGAAAGgtcaccagtccattccctccatagatgctgccacacacgctgagctcctccagcactttgtgttgtggctCAGGATACCAGCATCTTCAATTCCATCTCCTGGTGTCTCCGTCtcctgtaataacaaggaactgcaggtgccagttcatgtaaaatggcacaaagtgctggagtgtctcagtgcgtcgggcagcatcgctagagaacACAAGTAGGTTTTGAGTCAGGGCCGGTCTTCAGACTTATTCGGGGGcaaggggagggtggaagagaggacaGTGGCAGGACAAAGCTCAGACACAGGCAGGCGGGGGGGTGTTTAATAGGCAGGTGGTTGGGACACGACCAGGTGGTGCTGCACTGCCATCTGCTGCCAGCCGGCACAATTGCAGCAACGGCACATTTATGTGGGGCGGTGGGTTGTGGACACTAACGTGCTGCTCCTTCCCCAGTTGCTGCTGTTgccggggaagggtgggggggagggggaggaggggggggtatcTGTGGGGAGGTGAGATGAGGGGGTAGCTgagggggggggagcagtgagggggggggggggggttaggctgTGGGGCCCGGGGCTGTGTTCACCCGCGTGCTGCTGGTTCCCCAGTTGCTGCTGTTgccggggaaggggagggggggtagctgTGGGGAGGTGAGATGAGGGGgtagctgagggggggggggagcagtgaggggGGGGTTAGGCTGTGGGGCCCGGGGCTGTGTTCACCCGCGTGCTGCTGGTTCCCCAGTTGCTGCTGCTgccggggaaggggaggggaggtagcTGTGGGGAGGTGAGATGAGGGGGGGTAGctgtgggtggggtgagggtgggggagctgTAAGGGGGGTGAGGCTGTGGGAGCCTTGGGATGTGAACACTAACGTGCTGCTCGTTCCCCAGTTGCTGCtgttgtgggagggggggttgagggggggtgatgCCGGGGTCTGTGTTCACCCGGGGTCTGTGTTCACCTGCGTGCTGCTCGTTCCCCAGTTGATGCtgttgagggaggggggtatctgtggggtgagggggggggttaggCTGTGGGTCTGGGGCCTGTGTTCACCCACCTGCTGCTTGTTCCCCAGTTGCTGCTGTTGTGGGAGAGGGGGAGCTGTGAGGGGGGGTTAGGCTGTGGGTCTGGGGGCTGTGTTCACTCGCGTGCTGCTGGTTCCCCAGTTGCTGCTGTTGTGGGAGAGGGGgagctgtgaggggggggggttaggctGTGGGAGCCGTGGGTTGTGGACTAACGTGCTGCTGGTTCCCCAGTTGCTGCTGTTACGGGGATATGCCTTCAACCACTCGGCTGACTTTGAGACGGTGCGGATGATGAAGGAGAAGTTGTGTTACGTGGGGTACAACATTGAACAGGAGCAGAAGCTGGCGCTGGAGACCACGGTGTTAGTGGAGTCCTACACGGTACGTACCCTGCGACAGTCTGCACACGTCCTTCACAACAGCACTCAGCAGCTCGTCAGGCTGTGACTGATCAATACTTGCATCAATAACTGATATACACGTTCACCTCCGTCTACCTTTATCCAAAACTTTGCCTTTTCAATTCCAAATGTTTTcatatttctgcttttatttcacccGGCTCTTTCCCCACTCCAGAGAAGATGCGTTTTGCTGATTTTATTTCTAGTCTGTAGAGCGGCCTCTCCCTAGACTGTCTCCAGACAGTTAGTATTAGCTAACAGAattaagggagatggggagaaaacaggaacggggcactgattgtggatgatcagccgtgatcatattgaatggcgtgctggctcgaggggctactcctgcacctattttctatgtttcttctgatTTCCAAGCCTCTtgagttcatatgtgataggagcagaattaggccattcagcccctcgagccagcaacgccattcaatatgatcacggctgatcatccacaatcagtgcctattgtgtgtaggatagtgttaatgtgcggggatcgctggtcggtgcggacccggtgggccaaagggcctgtttccgttctgtatctctaaactaaactaaaggtcacaAGGAAATCTCACCGATGCATCTACTACTTGCGATGTTTGAGATTCGGCACGTCACCACACTTGGTTCTTGTGTACAGCACTGCGCACTCTGTGCACGGTGGGCTTTAACGCTGAGGGTCTTTAGTTCCAGGTGGGGGTGGGCTTTAATGCTGAGGGTCTTTAGTTCCAGGTGGGGGTGGGCTTTAACGCTGAGGGTCTTTAGTTTCCAGGTGGGGGTGGGCTTTAACGCTGAGGGTCTTTAGTTTCCAGATGGGGGTGGGCTTTAACGCTGAGGGTCTTTAGTTCCAGGTGGGGGTGGGCTTTAATGCTGAGGGTCTTTAGTTTCCAGGTGGGGGTGGGCTTTAATGCTGAGGGTCTTTAGTTTCCAGGTGGGGGTGGGCTTTAATGCTGAGGGTCTTTAGTTCCAGGTGGCCGGGTGCAGGGTGGGTTTTAACGCTGAGGGTCTTTAGCTCCAGATGAGGGTGAGCTTTAACGCTGAGGGTCTTTAGCTTCCAGATGGCCGGGTTATCAAGGTCGGAGGGGAGCGTTTTGAAGCAGCAGAAGCATTGTTCCAGCCTCATCTCATCAATGTCGAGGGTGTGGGTGTCGCTGAGTTGCTCTTCAATACCATCCAGGCTGCAGATATCGACACCAGGTACACGCGCCACACGCATCTGGGGAACCTTTGCTTGTTTCATCACATCTAAAcgacgcagagggtggtgggtacatggaacaagctggcagaggaggtagttgaggcagaatgctctaacaacatttaaaacacatttggacaggtacatggagaggaaatgtttaggggggtgtgggccaaatgcaggtgaatgggactagcctaggttgggcattttggttagcatggatgagttgggccgaagggactggtcTGTTTTGTCAGACTCTGTTGCAATGACCAGGTTCTTGGTTAGGGTTGCCAGgtgtcccgtattggccgggacatcccgtattattttgtcccgtacgggactgcccttgtccggtattgggcccgggggggggggggctctgtgGGCCTGGACgctctaggtttccaacattttagctccggacagtgtaggcccagaggcctgggcgctgcctaacagaggttgcatagcaactcgcctcccggcccaggcggcggccattggtggagcgggagcacgtggccgctggctgggtgaggtcacgtggggcgcggggcggtgacgtcaccttgtcctgtatttgggagtgaggaagttggaacCCCTATTCTTGGTGGGTGCTTCAGTTGGTGGCTTGTGTTCTTCGATGCATCTGTCTTTCCAGTGAAGCTGCTGTGGTAACCGGCTGGCCGGTCGGTGGGTGGCTGTGTGCATCTGTCTTTCCAGTGAAGCTGCTGTGGTAACCGGCTGGCCGGTCGGTGGGTGGCTGTGTGCATCTGTCTTTCCAGTGAAGCTGCTGTGGTAACCGGTCGGTGGCTGTGTGCCTCTTTTGCAGGTCTGATTTCTACAAGCACATCGTGCTGTCGGGGGGCTCCACCATGTACCCGGGGCTGCCCTCCCGTCTAGAGCGGGAACTCAAGCAGCTCTACCTCGAGCGCGTACTCAAAGGGGACGTGGAGAAGCTCTCTGTAAGTCTGCCCTTGGTCACACTTTACACACTGCTGCCACACTCTGCTCTACAAACATACagacacaggtgcaggaggaggccattcagcccttccagccagcatcgccattcaatatgatcatggctgatcatccacaatcggtaacccgtgcctccatataccttgattccgttatccctaagagatctatctagctcattcttgaaaacatctagtgaactggcctccactgccttctgtgcataagggatacggggagaaggcaggaacggggtactgattttagatggtcagccatgatcatgttgaatggcggtgcgggctcgaatggccgactccacttactttctacgttctccccgtgacctgcgtgggttttctccgagatcttcagtttcttcccacattccaaagacgtgcaggtttgtaggttaattggcttggtataaatgtaaattgtccctagtgtgtgtaggatagtgtcaatgtgcggggatcgctggttggcgtggactcgaagggcctgtttccacgctgcatctctaaactaaactgaactgatcacagttctgggcactattcTCCATGTAATTGTCAGGTAAATTGTCCAGTTATGCACAATGGTGcaggagttgtgcagtttgatagccacagggaagaaggatctcctgtggcgttctgtgctgcatcttggtgggaccagactgttgctgaaggtgctcctcaggttgaccagtgtgtcatggagagggggtgagctgtattgtccaggatgtcccgcagtttgaggagcattctcccctccaagaccccctcccctGAATCCagctccaactctgcccccaggggtATTTAGGTTAATGGCTTGTGTGACATTGTGTAGAGTAGccctgtgtgaatgggtgaaccttggtcagcgtggactctgttggccaaagggcctgtttccacgcggtatctctaaactctaatttACTTGCCAAGTTGTA
This window harbors:
- the LOC144596837 gene encoding actin-related protein 2 isoform X3, with amino-acid sequence MDLMVGDEASELRSMLEVNYPMENGIVRNWDDMKHLWDYTFGPEKLDVDSKNCKILLTEPPMNPTKNREKIIEVMFETYKFSGVYIAIQAVLTLYAQGLLTGVVVDSGDGVTHICPVYEGFSLPHLTRRLDIAGRDITRYLIKLLLLRGYAFNHSADFETVRMMKEKLCYVGYNIEQEQKLALETTVLVESYTLPDGRVIKVGGERFEAAEALFQPHLINVEGVGVAELLFNTIQAADIDTRSDFYKHIVLSGGSTMYPGLPSRLERELKQLYLERVLKGDVEKLSKFKIRIEDPPRRKHMVFLGGAVLADIMKDKDNFWMTRQEYEEKGVRVLEKLGVTVR